The stretch of DNA tacttcatatgatatgaataagggtaggtggtgtatgagatcccacattgcttgggaaggagaaatttttactctttataaggtttcaatggggctccaattgtattattgactagtcattttggagaataggctatgtggtttgagccttctATTGGAGTGTTataaatggtatcaaagcctatcccaaccagaaatgtgggacttgagtcgtgccacctacaatggacaggcccgacgaggacgttgggaatttaagggggatagattgtgatatcccatatgatatgaataacggtaggtggtgtatgagatcccacattgcttgagaatgagaagttcttgctctttataaggttctaatgaggctccaattgtatcattgactaatccttttggagtataggtcatgtggtttgagtctgtcattggggcgttacaattgagatggtttatgaataatagtgagatgatttgtcaatagtaatgaaataatttgagttaaaatattttatggagttttgaaaaaaatattcttaaaactTTTGAGTATTTGAggttaaatgatttttcattattattttttatctaggttagtttttacatttaaaatgtGGAGGGAGACATTACAACCACATCAGCATCAATATACAAGAGACACtgtgaatattaaaaaaatatatatatgggggATGGTACAAATTTTTTGGTAGTTGAaagatgcaaatatatatattaaaaatgagtaaaaaaaccatttaaatgatatagaaaaataataaataagctaTAGTAGATTACGTTTAAAAAATCATtagctaaaataaataaactaacttTTGGTTAGTTATTATGAATAGCAATTTAGGTAGGTATGctctattaaccaatttaataaataagaaaattatttgagattGGTTCCGTTTAATTCAATTGCTTTCAATTGAGCTGTTTAGATAAGTggtttgtaaatataaaattataataaaatattaaaccaGATAACGTTTCGACCCAActcatataaatttaaataactttatatatatatatatatatattactctttataatatcattttatctttataaatataatattttagatttttcgaAGGTAACGGATGGttatgttcctttttttttttttttgaaatgaagaTGGTTATGTTCCTAATTCAATATGCATTATTTGATATGAATTCTTATGAATATAATAGTCCATGTatgcatatattaattatttaaaagctATTGAtaaaatctcaatttatttattaaaatttaaagataaaattacaatatataatttaaagaaaaatgttattcccAAGTCTTGTTGAatacatttattaaatttcttatatgatataatttaatttaaaagataaattttaaattttagattttataaatcaaattttatttcaaattaaataaatactttattaccccacttataaataaaatttttatttatataacttgAATTTAACTggttttacaataaaaattaattgattataaCTGATCATGACAACTCGTTCCAATATATAATTGTCCGTAGGCCAGCACTCACCCTCAGGCCTTAACTGCAGCAGCTCAACCTCCAAACTTGACTGACATTTCCACCGTTCAAATCCCACGGAGAAGAAGCAGAGTCCCATTGATAGACAGATAAAGATACTTCGATACAGAGAACGAGCTGTTAAGGATAGTgaaagagggagaaaaaaagGCTAAGAAAACAATGGTATTCTCGACTCTAATACCATCCGCATCCCATCTCTACCTGCCTAGAAGAATGCCCACAAACCTTAAATCGTCCCCAATTCgctgctcttcttcttcctcttctttggtTTCGGCCCAGTTCGATCTGAAGGGATACTGGACAACCTTAATTGGGGAAATAAACCAGAAGCTGGACGAGGCGATTCAAGTGCAGTACCCGGAGAAGATCTACAAGGCCATGCGGTACTCCGTGCTGGCCAAGGGGGCCAAGCGCGCCCCACCCGTCATGTGCGTCGCCGCCTGCGAGCTCTTCGGTGGTAACCGCCTCGCCGCATTTCCCACGGCCTGCGCCCTCGAAATGGTTATGCTTTTCTCTTATGTTTCGTTTTTATATTTCTTCTCATTCCACTTTTAATTTACGTGTCTTAAAGATAATTGGCGTCTGGATTTTTGCTTGTGGAATCAAAGAAAGTACTTTCCCGATTTGGATATAGTTGCATCAGTCGGATGCCTTCTTATGCAATTcgttttttttctattttctaatgACATTTGGTTTTCCAGAAATCAATGTTTggccaaaaccaaaaccagctTGTTTGAGAATCTGTTCAAGAAACCTTACTAGAACCCCTGTTCGGGCCGTATTTGTTTGTTGAAACgtacataaaaaagaaaaactaattgTGATTGTGGAATCTTACTTGAACACCTGTCCGGGCTGGGTTTGTCTGAGGCCTTGTTTGTTGACTAAATCGGATTTGATTAGAATTCTAAGTGCTTGATTTCCACTTGAAAGGCATTTAAATTTGGGAATTCCAAATTCCAATATCAAAGGAAGTAATTCAAGATTTGAAAGGCATTTAAATTTGTgaattatctaaaaatattttgcatagTTGTTCTTTCTCAGCGCAACAGTAATATACACCTATTTAATGAAAATGTCAATTCATTTCTCTTGGTTGGTAAACAGGTTCATGCAGCTTCATTGATACACGATGACCTTCCTTGTATGGATGATGACCCTTCCCGCCGAGGACAGCCCTCAAACCACACAATCTATGGTACTGACATGGCTATCCTTGCAGGGGATGCCCTCTTCCCCCTCGGCTTTCGTCACATTGTCTCCCACACACCTTCTGACCTTGTGCCTGATGCCCGTCTCCTTCGAGTGATCGCAGAGATTGCCCGAGCAGTAGGGTCAACTGGCATGGCCGCTGGGCAGTTCCTTGACCTCGAGGGTGGGGCCAATGCTGTTGAGTTTGTGCAAGAAAAGAAGTATGGGGAAATGGGTGAGTGCTCAGCAGCATGTGGAGGGCTACTAGCTGGTGCTGAAGATGAGGAAATACAGAGATTGAAGCGGTATGGGAAGGCTGTTGGGGTGTTGTATCAGGTAGTAGATGAAGttttgaaagagaaaatgaagaacaaggaggaaaaggaagaggcagAGAAGAAGGGGAAGAGTTATGTGGGATTATATGGGGTTGAGAAGGCAATGGAGGTGGCAGAGGAGCTAAGGACAAAGGCAAAGAAGGAATTGGATGGGTTTGAGAAGTATGGTGAAAGTGTGGTACCTCTTTATAGCTTTGTGGATTATGCTATTGATAGAGGTTTTAGTGTTGGTGATGCAAGTTAGTGATGGAATTCAGGCCGCTGAATTTGGCTTAGCTGAGGACGCCAAGATTTCCACCGGTACTCAGTTGTGAATCATTGTTGGTATTTGGCCTCACAGCCTCTGAGTTTCCTTtgttcctttcctttttcttttttttccccttcctcACTATGCATTAGAGTTGTTTGGAGTCTGGTGACAGCAAAAGTGTAATGTGGATGGATCCAAATAAAGAATAAAGGGATAAATAACAAGGAATTCAAGACTGGTAATTCTgatttatatttattgatttttttttttttgggggggggggggggggggggggggggcagatAGAGGAGGGAAGTGGCTGTTGCTTGCCTTGAAGTTCGAGTAGTCTGATTTCTTGTCCCAACTATACTTTGTGCCATTCAAACTTAAGAGTATTGCAACGAATCTTGTTCACACACTGACACAAGACATCGATACTTCCATAGTAACCTTGCCAAAGGAATACCTTACGAGGATATTTGACATATcactttcatttatttaatgatatttttagacAAGTTTCATAATTATACAGTTATTAACTAAAGAAgggataaaaattatttgagttaatctTCCAACCGGTCAGCTCGTTTATCTCCAAATAATAGCCTTCCAATGGGTGTGTTTCACGTTGCCTCCTCACTTTATATGCCATGTGCCCCCAATGCATGAGATCACATACGCTGAGTCATCTCTCATCCCCTCTCCATTCTCTCCCACAGAACCCAGACGACAAATCCAGCTTACAGATCTCCCCATCTTCGCCACTCTCTTCGCCCCCTCTCTCCGTCGTTGCTCTTGTCCCCCCTCTTCCATTGCTTCTGACCCATGCTACTGATTCTCGCACGAAAGTAGTACAGAATTTACATGTCATGAGCCAGAGTTCATTTTATGGACTAGATATTAAAGGTGGTAGTTTATGCAATGCAGAGAATTTCAGGCATTTTGCAGCCACAAGTGCCGTCAGAAACAGATTAGCCTCGACACGGAAGAACAATATTACTGTGAGAAGCAAATCAACATAAATGAGGAACAGAAATTATGAGATTCTTCTGCACTTAATTTACACGGTCGTGTCAAAACTATTTGGATTCTCATCATGTTTAGgcatatcttttaatattatggCACAGGCACTTGCTTTAGGATCAaaagttctatatatatgtcaccAATTACTAGAATAAACTAGCGATacattttttagttttgaatttAGATCTTCGAAATAAGTAAAGATATTTAATTTCCcatttgaatatatatgttCAGAATACTTTTTCATACAAAGACAAAGCACATCGATCACGATCATATATCCCACCAAATCTTCAGAACATACAACCGACAAAAAGAATGCATGAAAAATTTACAGGGATAAATACTTTACCGAGAAACAAACAGAAAGAGATAACTATTACCCCATACCTATTTTGGGATTTTGGAATACTTAGGCGATGGATACTCTCAGAGAGAAAAGCTTTGAGGGAACCCGAGGTTCAAAGCAAAGTTAAGAATTCAATTTCGGTGATTGTTTCAGTTGAGGTATTGGAACGGAATATTTCGATACTGTCATGTTTCAGTATACTGTTTTGAGATAGTcgttatataaatatatatatatatatataaacattatattacaaaataatatcaatacaagttttcaaaatatatatacataaaaaactcaattttaaatataaatctttaaaatatacgtatttaaaaactgaaaagcTATGCTTTTTATGTTGACTCTACGAACCCTGAGTTCATTTTTCACTTCCTCCGTATAAAGACCAAAGAGactctttttataaaaacaacaattaatcCCCGGCACAAAAAAGTACATTGAGTTCCATTGCAGATCATTGCCTTTTTACTAAGGGCATtccctttttcttcatttccacGGCAGGCTAAGAGAAAATCATGGAAAAAGCTATTGACACAATCAAATCTGATTCTCAGGATTTTAATTTGCCCAAAATCAGTCAAGGAATCATCACCTTATTTTTAGCCATagttattaatttgtaaatattaattatttccttatatttgtttattttcatatttagtCTGACTTCTTGTATCTATTTAATCAGCAGTGTATCATTGTAATTGACAAGTTATTGAAACAAAGTTATTCAGTTTTTCACATTCTTGACATGAAATCAGCCTAAACACGATCCCTACCCCACCCGAGCCCTCCATGGCCTCCtctacctcttcctctt from Juglans microcarpa x Juglans regia isolate MS1-56 chromosome 3S, Jm3101_v1.0, whole genome shotgun sequence encodes:
- the LOC121257510 gene encoding heterodimeric geranylgeranyl pyrophosphate synthase small subunit, chloroplastic-like, whose protein sequence is MVFSTLIPSASHLYLPRRMPTNLKSSPIRCSSSSSSLVSAQFDLKGYWTTLIGEINQKLDEAIQVQYPEKIYKAMRYSVLAKGAKRAPPVMCVAACELFGGNRLAAFPTACALEMVHAASLIHDDLPCMDDDPSRRGQPSNHTIYGTDMAILAGDALFPLGFRHIVSHTPSDLVPDARLLRVIAEIARAVGSTGMAAGQFLDLEGGANAVEFVQEKKYGEMGECSAACGGLLAGAEDEEIQRLKRYGKAVGVLYQVVDEVLKEKMKNKEEKEEAEKKGKSYVGLYGVEKAMEVAEELRTKAKKELDGFEKYGESVVPLYSFVDYAIDRGFSVGDAS